From Candidatus Paceibacterota bacterium, the proteins below share one genomic window:
- the rarD gene encoding EamA family transporter RarD — MINSADHSSAMIEVEPTGKRRRSRTGLLYGIGAYGIWGVIPLYFHFVAEVPPWIVLCHRIIWSALFLGVVVSVRGEWKAVKPVLRSRRNLLFLTGGSALIALNWLIFIYAVGSHQVVESSLGYFINPLLSVALGVIFLRERLRGWQWVAVAIVGVAVANLALRGARFPWIAVSLACTFGFYGLARKTLDINSLHGLMVETAILVPAALVALAIVPTRIVPAATLSILSLSGIITAVPLLMFGAALRRLKLSTIGFLQYIGPTGQLLVAVLVFHEPLDRIKLASFALCWLGIAVYTADSALNRDQPPIADEPE; from the coding sequence GTGATCAATAGCGCGGACCATTCAAGTGCCATGATCGAGGTGGAGCCGACCGGCAAGCGCCGTCGTTCGCGCACTGGCCTGCTTTATGGCATCGGAGCCTATGGCATTTGGGGTGTGATTCCGCTCTACTTTCACTTCGTGGCAGAGGTGCCGCCGTGGATTGTGCTGTGCCATCGCATTATCTGGTCGGCGCTCTTCCTGGGGGTGGTGGTATCGGTCCGTGGTGAATGGAAGGCCGTAAAACCCGTGCTGCGTAGCCGCCGCAACTTGCTGTTCCTGACGGGTGGTTCGGCGCTCATCGCCTTGAACTGGTTGATATTCATCTATGCCGTCGGCAGCCATCAGGTGGTGGAAAGCAGTTTGGGCTACTTCATCAACCCGCTACTCTCTGTCGCGCTAGGGGTGATCTTCCTCCGTGAACGGCTCCGCGGCTGGCAGTGGGTGGCGGTCGCTATCGTGGGAGTGGCGGTTGCCAACCTGGCCTTGCGCGGCGCGAGGTTTCCCTGGATTGCGGTTTCGCTTGCCTGTACGTTTGGTTTCTACGGCTTGGCACGCAAGACCTTGGACATCAACTCGCTGCATGGTCTGATGGTCGAAACTGCTATTCTTGTTCCTGCGGCGCTGGTGGCGCTGGCAATCGTCCCGACCCGCATCGTCCCCGCCGCCACGTTGAGCATCCTGTCGCTTTCCGGTATCATCACGGCTGTGCCGTTGCTGATGTTTGGCGCGGCACTGCGGCGTTTGAAGTTATCAACTATCGGTTTCCTTCAGTATATCGGCCCAACTGGTCAACTGCTGGTTGCCGTGCTGGTGTTTCACGAGCCGTTGGACCGGATCAAGCTCGCCAGTTTCGCACTCTGCTGGCTGGGCATCGCTGTCTATACCGCCGACTCTGCCCTTAACCGAGATCAACCGCCCATAGCGGACGAGCCGGAGTAA